One window from the genome of Leishmania panamensis strain MHOM/PA/94/PSC-1 chromosome 13 sequence encodes:
- a CDS encoding MOZ/SAS family acetyltransferase, putative (TriTrypDB/GeneDB-style sysID: LpmP.13.0170), with protein MEVGQRCRLRIADCTSTQATQSSDDHHNDGFAVTGIVVGVRPHAEEPWRLLYYVHCTHIEFGAELARQRRKAAALSWSGTPLGTVGSGTIHSCNELRAISGSFISSHGYHYRYDGWYDAFALAPLSARAAVTNNTAAMTSASSLPPMGSATVPEPCDDGGAVPVSTVSLLPGEHCEAQEWVAAMERDTAVCEVVYLCYSFQPWFPAPYGALEYLALPEDDVCHSVYVCHRCLSPFFTREQYYVHLAGEYCRLRTPPGRLLYHDGDAGYKVFLVDGAKNLHYGRCLSLLGKQLIESKLLLNDVDLYEYVVVTIPRASLPYIPAALASCTSAEEPGVDTSIALSSEGFRRTASDFDAEGWDGDAVMGYFSRLKHYPDHTLSCIVTLPMFQRARVATFLLDVAYWMTRQRQRVCGCGFCGKSGGAISRPFSPHGESLLLSYWRCALLRSLAAVAPSYRRVSRTAQPELRFTLEELRALIDIPIHTDDLKTLLLQSEFAFYQPIAASAVSTRDCGDDDSASPLTSPTSSTRRPRRKHSRAPASLKDSKASGGSQASSSLAGGIAGNGGSSAPCARYTATLVLETTLLEAVAKLPTKAPHSCVTFDKRWLVKDERSAYAYDVPHYHY; from the coding sequence ATGGAGGTTGGCCAGCGGTGTCGTCTCCGTATCGCCGACTGCACGTCCACGCAAGCCACGCAAAGCTCGGATGACCACCACAACGACGGGTTCGCTGTAACAGGTATCGTAGTGGGGGTGCGCCCCCACGCCGAGGAGCCTTGGCGGCTCTTGTACTACGTTCACTGCACTCACATCGAATTTGGCGCGGAGCTggcgcgacagcggcgcaagGCGGCTGCACTGTCGTGGAGCGGGACTCCACTGGGCACTGTTGGGAGCGGCACCATACACAGCTGTAATGAGCTGCGTgccatcagcggcagcttTATCTCAAGCCACGGCTACCACTACCGCTACGATGGCTGGTATGATGCCTTCGCTCTTGCCCCACTGtctgcgcgcgctgccgtcactAACAACACCGCTGCAATGACTTCCGCTAGCTCTTTGCCTCCCATGGGGTCTGCAACGGTGCCGGAGCCGTGCGATGATGGGGGAGCGGTGCCGGTGTCCACTGTCTCGTTATTGCCTGGAGAGCACTGCGAAGCGCAGGAGTGGGTGGCCGCGATGGAGCGTGACACGGCCGTCTGCGAGGTGGTGTACCTATGCTACTCTTTCCAGCCCTGGTTTCCCGCACCCTACGGCGCTCTAGAGTATCTGGCCCTCCCCGAGGACGATGTCTGCCACTCCGTCTACgtgtgccaccgctgcctctcgCCATTCTTCACGCGGGAGCAGTACTACGTACACCTGGCCGGCGAGTACTGCCGCCTGCGCACACCGCCTGGTCGACTCCTTTACCACGACGGGGACGCCGGGTACAAGGTGTTCCTCGTGGACGGCGCCAAGAACCTTCACTATGGCCGCTGCCTGTCCCTCTTGGGAAAGCAGCTCATCGAGAGCAAACTACTATTGAATGACGTCGACCTGTACGAGTACGTAGTAGTGACGATACCCCGTGCCTCGCTGCCGTACATACCAGCCGCACTAGCGTCCTGCACGTCTGCCGAAGAGCCTGGGGTGGACACCTCGATTGCACTCTCGAGTGAAGGGTTTCGCCGGACCGCGAGCGACTTCGATGCGGAGGGCTGGGACGGCGACGCAGTGATGGGGTACTTCAGTAGGCTGAAGCACTACCCCGATCACACGCTCTCGTGCATCGTCACGCTGCCTATGTTTCAACGGGCGCGTGTGGCCACGTTCTTGCTGGATGTGGCATACTGGATgactcggcagcggcagcgtgtgtgcgggtgcggtTTTTGTGGGAAGTCCGGTGGAGCCATCAGTCGGCCTTTCTCACCCCATGGGGAatcactgctgctctcgtACTGGCGATGCGCCCTGCTGCGGTCGCTAGCTGCGGTCGCACCGTCGTACCGTCGTGTGTCGCGGACCGCGCAGCCGGAGCTACGCTTCACCCTGGAGGAGCTCCGCGCGCTGATTGACATACCAATCCACACGGACGACTTGAaaacactgctgctgcagagcgagTTTGCCTTCTATCAGCCCATTGCCGCCAGTGCCGTGTCGACGCGCGACTGCGGCGATGACGACAGCGCCTCACCACTAACTTCTCCGACCTCTTCAACGAGAAGGCCGCGCCGAAAGCACAGCCGCGCCCCCGCCTCGCTGAAAGACTCCAAggcgagcggcggcagccaggcttcctcttccttggCAGGAGGCATCGCTGGCAATGGTGGCAGCTCAGCACCTTGTGCGCGCTACACGGCCACGTTGGTTCTGGAGACCACACTCCTTGAGGCAGTAGCAAAGCTTCCCACAAAGGCGCCGCATTCGTGCGTTACGTTCGACAAGCGCTGGCTCGTGAAGGATGAGCGTAGCGCCTACGCGTACGATGTGCCGCACTACCACTACTGA
- a CDS encoding hypothetical protein (TriTrypDB/GeneDB-style sysID: LpmP.13.0180): MSLSLATALYADAARLYRLGDLHHARSAAEEALFSLSPRMDSAMAGKTRHHHGDVGHEESADSVSVGCESSQAQQRRHHRLFGNTLLLLSCIYMAVQDYIEAERLLVTCDGYWRERLTVPHTRAPSPGTSVEECACCSDLDEGLAGVAYNRAVLRLEQLQCTLSLSPSRGDKALWVTPLVDVRDAGARLTHSPIPSSSTAAPSGTPETVYASVMALLLDAQNRLAHTLGPPRGLLADVLHTIGVCHYETADYITALEAWQRSMTIRLHLHAQRNRSDTDAAQRVLRRGEGSGEEGSDGTEELKLALTMEHVAQVYRLLEGRSVEALKLLDTVAGTRRKYLGPTDPLCVRTLAFKGALAAELGHTKLARALFDRCSAIYSDTGPETPPPCSSACAVQGMEQWRRHQVSTSSSSCSSHLLSSTHRHERAPGECVEGS, from the coding sequence ATGAGCCTTTCTCTAGCGACAGCGCTCTacgccgacgcagcgcggCTCTACCGCCTCGGTGACCTTCACCACGCACGCAGTGCGGCTGAGGAGGCACTGTTCTCATTATCGCCGCGCATGGACAGCGCCATGGCGGGCAAAACTAGGCATCATCATGGAGACGTCGGCCACGAAGAGTCCGCTGATAGCGTCTCTGTCGGCTGCGAGAGTTCACAggctcagcagcgtcggcacCACCGTCTCTTCGGCAACACCCTTCTGCTCTTATCATGCATCTACATGGCGGTTCAGGACTACATTGAGGCGGAGAGACTGCTTGTTACGTGTGACGGGTACTGGAGGGAGCGTCTGACAGTTCCGCACACGAGGGCCCCATCTCCTGGCACATCTGTAGAGGagtgcgcgtgctgcagtgACCTGGACGAGGGATTGGCTGGTGTGGCGTACAACCGCGCTGTGCTACGCCTTGAGCAGCTTCAGTGCACCCTATCCTTGTCGCCCAGCCGCGGAGACAAGGCGTTGTGGGTGACGCCGCTGGTTGACGTGCGCGATGCTGGTGCACGTCTGACGCATTCGCCGATACCTTCATCCTCTACTGCAGCTCCCTCAGGTACGCCGGAGACTGTGTATGCAAGCGTGATGGCGCTACTGCTGGACGCACAGAACCGCCTCGCGCATACGCTTGGGCCGCCACGTGGACTTCTCGCCGACGTCCTGCACACCATCGGTGTCTGCCACTACGAAACTGCAGACTACATCACTGCGCTGGAAGCGTGGCAGCGCTCCATGACGATTCGCCTGCATCTTCACGCGCAACGCAACCGCAGCGACACGGACGCTGCTCAGAGAGTGCTGCGTCgaggcgaaggcagcggcgaggagggcagtGACGGCACTGAGGAGCTGAAGCTGGCTTTGACGATGGAACATGTGGCGCAGGTGTACCGACTGCTGGAGGGACGCTCTGTCGAggcgctgaagctgctggaCACGGTGGCAGGCACTCGACGGAAGTACCTGGGCCCCACAGACCCACTGTGCGTCCGCACGCTGGCGTTCAAAGGCGCTCTGGCAGCGGAGCTGGGCCACACAAAGCTTGCCCGTGCGCTCTTCGATcggtgcagcgccatctATAGCGACACCGGTCCGGAGACGCCGCCTCCGTGTAGCTCTGCCTGCGCGGTGCAGGGGATGGAGCAGTGGCGACGCCACCAGGTATCAacctcctcgtcatcctgCTCCTCTCACTTGCTCTCGAGCACGCACCGGCATGAGAGAGCTCCAGGGGAGTGCGTTGAGGGTAGCTGA